Proteins encoded in a region of the Solanum dulcamara chromosome 9, daSolDulc1.2, whole genome shotgun sequence genome:
- the LOC129904717 gene encoding protein NETWORKED 2A-like isoform X1, with translation MLHRAARNAYSWWWASHIRTKQSKWLDENLQDMEEKVEYVLKIIDEDGESFAKRAEMYYRRRPELLNFVEDFFRSYRALAERFDHLSKDLQTANRTIATVYPERVQLAMEDEDGEQFLAELGPPKESNEPSKSSPAAPKLSFPKVPSFAKRNAKPSRLMSKKGLIKFNVDDAIAAARPRSGLKKSEALQEIDKLQKDILALQTEKEFIKSSYDNGLAKYWEIEERVTELQSKVSSLQDEFGIGTMIEDDEARSLMTATALNSCQETLARLQEKQKHSVEDVIVEHRKILEVLGKFETLKGKFVSRLPHPQVLSEVNKSSNPDSELKLLNRQVETSEREKHNEEKVHKELEASSTSSMSDLAEKVDELVDKVINLETAFSSQNAYVNRLRAETNELHSHLTKAEEEKGTLVEYSESMSKRIRQLEEELLRVQNVNESFSFDDLSDKLHNNRQDKDVKDTFLSNKVINVSGVDKANQFQAHGAIMPGENVLGSSNDVTSKECLKKEGLQGQEDCLEVDRSNNDTRDGKMDGSLEACQGVSGVDKARQFQVHEAIIPGSNVPGISKGRSTKNDGNVELRGANDSANRSDFPGSAAVNQKVDTEVNECIRSPGYDAMISTDIRMGEEAKKQYMWDNLIPFKVEAEKLPISDLQNDHDDSTKIGLVKDVEDVKLEKGFDKSQQVHVTDHGSPTKKTVEQKGANDLADRRDIFPSSVEDKEEKLYKTNHQNHLNEFLQEALPRDSPDVNMERGSDESESFHTSNDDLATKTYVRKEEQARTKDAADKSDYLHIVEGKEEKFYKTHYQTHIMYCSQNSMKMRSDESYLHVSDNESDIRRDMRMEEQADTKDIAEKSGRLHIPAEGKEENFQKSNQPDYQYDLPTNVPIRDASNAKMEKAFHESEHTHISDDSSAIKEERTEELAVKVAPHESRSMSSSCDSSISKDVRDGQQVRRINFADKFAAFTSKEGRSFSNDLLQVIPSGATLDGTLERGSNEDVHTMNPPHHDSIFLEDTKIQLEKLDYDPSNSQNYLKNIEVKDQGSTPQKSTPEKLDQSEDIRASSSSSGISITMNDKGRKKVGDDHHLNIAVGSATGNFSEMNGSKQSDDLPAKMDFKNKIESGEQNNEFSHNFIQAKQDGNFQQSNWHNQLETHSARVQVKDIPKPVPDDELEEWESILDNLPSVLSDYKRDDLQKDELPDQVVVGNGEDSRRRVFRTIHNELYTEQHESGIEDDQPNWRELFLNSLDDDREKILLEEYTSVLRNFKGVKMKLNDAEKKRRASHFQYVVQMKVLKNANALKDAQILSLQHRLNSLQSKDIETINFNEMPKEATLQAADMKLESTAPEDRRISDIGEDGGDIKVTDVDEAQSFTTVEEKVRMDIDDLLEENIELWLRFSTSFHQLHKFQTSVQDLQDELNKVREERKQDTGQPRSLLSGIRPIYRHLREIHTELTLWLDHNAVLKDDLQNRLSSLSNILDVITRLSRSKENEPVLNAYQAAKFQGEILNMRQENNKLAGELELGIECIRKLQNEIQSTLSNLDEELGLKKQPARPRSKIPLRSFLFGVKLKRQRPSIFSCVNPALQKQYSDL, from the exons atgtTGCATAGAGCAGCAAGAAATGCATATTCTTGGTGGTGGGCTAGCCATATTAGAACAAAACAGTCAAAATGGCTGGATGAAAATCTCCAAG ATATGGAGGAGAAGGTTGAATACGTACTCAAAATCATAGACGAGGATGGGGAATCCTTTGCAAAGCGGGCAGAGATGTATTACAGGAGGAGGCCTGAGCTCTTGAACTTCGTGGAAGATTTTTTCCGGAGTTACAGAGCTTTGGCAGAGAGATTTGATCATTTATCCAAAGATCTTCAGACTGCTAATCGAACCATTGCAACTGTCTACCCTGAGAGAGTTCAACTCGCGATGGAAGATGAAGATGGAGAACAATTTCTTGCAGAATTAGGACCTCCTAAGGAATCAAATGAGCCTTCCAAAAGCTCACCAGCAGCCCCAAAGTTAAGTTTCCCAAAAGTTCCTTCCTTTGCCAAACGAAATGCCAAACCATCAAGGTTAATGTCAAAGAAAGGACTAATAAAGTTCAATGTTGATGATGCAATTGCTGCAGCTCGTCCAAGATCAGGTTTGAAAAAATCCGAGGCACTCCAGGAAATCGATAAGCTTCAGAAGGATATTCTGGCACTTCAGACTGAGAAAGAGTTCATCAAGAGCTCATATGATAATGGGCTAGCAAAGTACTGGGAAATTGAAGAACGGGTCACTGAGTTGCAATCAAAAGTTAGCAGCTTGCAAGATGAGTTTGGCATTGGCACAATGATAGAGGATGATGAAGCTCGGTCATTGATGACAGCCACAGCTCTGAACTCATGCCAAGAGACCTTGGCTCGGTTGCAGGAAAAACAGAAGCATTCAGTGGAAGATGTCATAGTTGAGCATCGAAAGATTTTAGAGGTCCTTGGAAAATTTGAGACTCTAAAGGGAAAGTTTGTCAGTCGCCTGCCACATCCACAAGTCCTCTCTGAAGTAAATAAGTCTTCCAATCCAGACTCGGAATTGAAGTTGCTGAACCGACAAGTGGAAACTTCTGAAAGAGAGAAGCATAATGAAGAGAAAGTGCATAAGGAGCTGGAAGCTAGTTCTACCAGTTCCATGTCTGATCTGGCAGAGAAGGTTGATGAACTTGTAGATAAAGTCATAAACTTGGAAACTGCTTTCTCTTCCCAGAATGCTTACGTAAATAGATTAAGAGCAGAGACAAATGAACTTCATTCACATCTGACCAAAGCGGAAGAGGAGAAGGGGACTTTGGTTGAGTATTCAGAGAGCATGAGCAAGAGGATAAGACAACTGGAGGAAGAACTTCTCAGGGTTCAGAatgtcaatgaaagttttagtTTTGATGATCTCTCTGATAAATTGCACAACAATAGGCAAGATAAAGACGTCAAAGATACTTTCCTATCCAATAAAGTAATCAATGTTTCAGGAGTCGATAAGGCAAATCAGTTTCAAGCCCATGGAGCAATCATGCCTGGAGAAAATGTTCTAGGTAGCTCCAACGATGTTACCAGTAAGGAATGTTTGAAGAAAGAAGGCTTGCAAGGACAGGAGGATTGTCTTGAAGTTGACCGGTCGAACAATGATACTAGAGATGGAAAGATGGATGGTTCTTTAGAAGCTTGCCAGGGTGTTTCAGGTGTTGATAAGGCCAGGCAGTTTCAGGTTCATGAAGCAATCATACCTGGATCAAACGTTCCAGGTATCTCCAAAGGTCGATCCACAAAAAATGATGGAAATGTCGAGCTAAGAGGAGCAAATGATAGTGCAAACAGAAGTGATTTTCCCGGTTCTGCAGCTGTCAATCAGAAAGTGGATACCGAAGTAAATGAATGCATCAGATCTCCTGGTTATGATGCAATGATCTCAACGGATATCAGAATGGGAGAGGAAGCAAAGAAACAATATATGTGGGATAACCTCATTCCCTTCAAAGTTGAAGCTGAAAAGCTTCCCATATCTGACCTTCAGAATGACCATGACGACTCAACCAAAATTGGTCTTGTGAAGGATGTGGAAGATGTTAAGTTAGAGAAAGGGTTTGACAAAAGTCAACAAGTGCATGTTACAGATCATGGATCACCTACCAAAAAAACTGTCGAGCAAAAGGGCGCAAATGATCTTGCAGACAGAAGGGACATTTTCCCTAGTTCTGTCGAAGATAAAGAAGAAAAGCTCTACAAAACCAACCATCAGAATCATCTGAATGAATTTTTACAAGAAGCTCTACCAAGGGATTCTCCAGATGTAAATATGGAGAGAGGATCTGATGAAAGTGAAAGCTTTCATACTTCAAATGATGACTTGGCCACAAAAACATACGTGAGGAAGGAAGAGCAAGCCAGGACAAAAGATGCTGCAGACAAGAGCGATTATTTACACATTGTTGAAGGTAAAGAAGAAAAGTTTTACAAAACCCACTACCAGACTCATATAATGTATTGTTCCCAAAATTCGATGAAAATGAGGTCTGATGAAAGTTATCTACATGTTTCAGACAATGAATCTGACATCAGAAGAGATATGAGAATGGAAGAGCAAGCAGACACAAAAGATATTGCAGAGAAGAGTGGTCGTTTGCACATTCCCGCAGAAGGTAAAGAAGAAAATTTTCAGAAATCCAACCAACCGGATTACCAATATGATCTCCCTACAAATGTTCCTATAAGGGATGCTTCTAACGCCAAGATGGAGAAGGCATTTCATGAAAGTGAACACACACATATTTCAGATGATTCCTCAGCTATCAAAGAAGAGAGAACGGAGGAGCTAGCTG TGAAGGTTGCTCCACATGAAAGTCGGTCTATGAGTTCATCCTGCGACTCATCTATCTCAAAAGATGTCAGAGATGGACAGCAAGTAAGAAGAATAAACTTTGCAGACAAGTTTGCTGCTTTCACAAGCAAAGAGGGAAGAAGTTTTTCCAATGATCTATTGCAGGTAATTCCATCTGGAGCAACTCTAGATGGCACTTTAGAAAGGGGATCCAACGAAGATGTTCACACAATGAATCCTCCTCATCATGATTCAATTTTCCTTGAAGACACAAAGATACAACTTGAGAAACTGGATTATGATCCTTCCAATTCACAGAATTACCTGAAAAATATCGAGGTAAAAGATCAAGGAAGCACTCCTCAGAAGTCCACTCCAGAAAAATTAGACCAAAGTGAAGATATAAGAGCATCCAGTAGCAGCTCAGGAATCTCAATTACTATGAACGACAAAGGTAGAAAGAAGGTAGGTgatgatcatcatctcaatatAGCAGTTGGATCTGCAACAGGAAACTTCTCCGAAATGAATGGCAGCAAGCAATCAGATGATCTTCCAGCAAAGATGGATTTCAAGAATAAAATCGAGTCAGGGGAGCAAAACAATGAATTCTCTCACAATTTCATTCAAGCAAAACAAGATGGCAACTTTCAACAATCCAATTGGCATAACCAACTTGAAACGCATTCAGCAAGGGTCCAAGTGAAAGATATTCCAAAACCTGTCCCAGATGATGAGCTAGAAGAATGGGAAAGTATTTTAGATAATCTTCCATCTGTCTTGAGTGATTATAAGAGAGATGACCTACAAAAGGATGAGCTCCCAGATCAAG TCGTTGTAGGGAATGGCGAAGATTCAAGGAGGCGAGTGTTCAGGACAATTCACAATGAGCTCTACACCGAGCAACATGAATCTGGAATAGAGGATGACCAACCAAACTGGAGAGAGCTGTTTCTAAACAGCCTGGATGATGACAGAGAGAAGATACTACTTGAGGAGTATACATCAGTTCTTAGAAATTTCAAGGGTGTGAAGATGAAGCTCAATGATGCGGAGAAGAAAAGGAGAGCGAGCCACTTTCAATATGTTGTGCAGATGAAAGTTCTAAAGAATGCTAATGCCTTGAAGGATGCACAGATTCTATCCTTACAGCATAGATTGAACTCGCTTCAGTCAAAAGACATTGAAACAATAAATTTCAATGAAATGCCAAAGGAAGCAACCTTGCAAGCTGCTGACATGAAACTGGAATCAACTGCACCAGAAGACAGAAGGATCTCAGATATTGGGGAGGATGGCGGAGATATCAAAGTTACTGATGTCGATGAAGCACAGTCCTTCACCACTGTTGAAGAGAAAGTACGGATGGACATTGATGATTTGCTGGAGGAAAACATAGAGTTGTGGCTCAGATTTAGCACCTCATTTCATCAACTAcataagtttcaaacttcagtTCAGGATTTACAAGATGAATTGAATAAAGTGAGGGAAGAGCGCAAGCAAGATACAGGTCAACCACGGTCGCTACTATCAGGCATCCGCCCAATCTATAGGCATCTAAGAGAGATACATACTGAGTTGACATTGTGGTTGGACCATAATGCAGTGCTGAAAGATGACTTACAGAACAGGTTATCATCTCTATCTAATATTCTCGATGTGATAACACGATTGTCAAGGTCTAAAGAGAATGAACCAGTGCTGAATGCCTATCAAGCAGCAAAGTTTCAAGGTGAGATTTTAAACATGAGGCAGGAGAACAATAAACTAGCAGGTGAACTCGAATTAGGGATTGAATGTATCCGGAAACTTCAAAATGAGATCCAGAGCACACTGTCAAACCTTGACGAAGAACTTGGGCTGAAAAAACAGCCAGCAAGGCCTCGATCCAAAATTCCCCTGAGGTCCTTCTTGTTTGGAGTAAAGTTGAAGAGGCAGAGGCCGTCCATATTTTCCTGTGTGAATCCAGCATTGCAGAAACAGTACAGTGATTTATAA
- the LOC129904717 gene encoding protein NETWORKED 2A-like isoform X3, whose protein sequence is MLHRAARNAYSWWWASHIRTKQSKWLDENLQDMEEKVEYVLKIIDEDGESFAKRAEMYYRRRPELLNFVEDFFRSYRALAERFDHLSKDLQTANRTIATVYPERVQLAMEDEDGEQFLAELGPPKESNEPSKSSPAAPKLSFPKVPSFAKRNAKPSRLMSKKGLIKFNVDDAIAAARPRSGLKKSEALQEIDKLQKDILALQTEKEFIKSSYDNGLAKYWEIEERVTELQSKVSSLQDEFGIGTMIEDDEARSLMTATALNSCQETLARLQEKQKHSVEDVIVEHRKILEVLGKFETLKGKFVSRLPHPQVLSEVNKSSNPDSELKLLNRQVETSEREKHNEEKVHKELEASSTSSMSDLAEKVDELVDKVINLETAFSSQNAYVNRLRAETNELHSHLTKAEEEKGTLVEYSESMSKRIRQLEEELLRVQNVNESFSFDDLSDKLHNNRQDKDVKDTFLSNKVINVSGVDKANQFQAHGAIMPGENVLGSSNDVTSKECLKKEGLQGQEDCLEVDRSNNDTRDGKMDGSLEACQGVSGVDKARQFQVHEAIIPGSNVPGISKGRSTKNDGNVELRGANDSANRSDFPGSAAVNQKVDTEVNECIRSPGYDAMISTDIRMGEEAKKQYMWDNLIPFKVEAEKLPISDLQNDHDDSTKIGLVKDVEDVKLEKGFDKSQQVHVTDHGSPTKKTVEQKGANDLADRRDIFPSSVEDKEEKLYKTNHQNHLNEFLQEALPRDSPDVNMERGSDESESFHTSNDDLATKTYVRKEEQARTKDAADKSDYLHIVEDNESDIRRDMRMEEQADTKDIAEKSGRLHIPAEGKEENFQKSNQPDYQYDLPTNVPIRDASNAKMEKAFHESEHTHISDDSSAIKEERTEELAVKVAPHESRSMSSSCDSSISKDVRDGQQVRRINFADKFAAFTSKEGRSFSNDLLQVIPSGATLDGTLERGSNEDVHTMNPPHHDSIFLEDTKIQLEKLDYDPSNSQNYLKNIEVKDQGSTPQKSTPEKLDQSEDIRASSSSSGISITMNDKGRKKVGDDHHLNIAVGSATGNFSEMNGSKQSDDLPAKMDFKNKIESGEQNNEFSHNFIQAKQDGNFQQSNWHNQLETHSARVQVKDIPKPVPDDELEEWESILDNLPSVLSDYKRDDLQKDELPDQVVVGNGEDSRRRVFRTIHNELYTEQHESGIEDDQPNWRELFLNSLDDDREKILLEEYTSVLRNFKGVKMKLNDAEKKRRASHFQYVVQMKVLKNANALKDAQILSLQHRLNSLQSKDIETINFNEMPKEATLQAADMKLESTAPEDRRISDIGEDGGDIKVTDVDEAQSFTTVEEKVRMDIDDLLEENIELWLRFSTSFHQLHKFQTSVQDLQDELNKVREERKQDTGQPRSLLSGIRPIYRHLREIHTELTLWLDHNAVLKDDLQNRLSSLSNILDVITRLSRSKENEPVLNAYQAAKFQGEILNMRQENNKLAGELELGIECIRKLQNEIQSTLSNLDEELGLKKQPARPRSKIPLRSFLFGVKLKRQRPSIFSCVNPALQKQYSDL, encoded by the exons atgtTGCATAGAGCAGCAAGAAATGCATATTCTTGGTGGTGGGCTAGCCATATTAGAACAAAACAGTCAAAATGGCTGGATGAAAATCTCCAAG ATATGGAGGAGAAGGTTGAATACGTACTCAAAATCATAGACGAGGATGGGGAATCCTTTGCAAAGCGGGCAGAGATGTATTACAGGAGGAGGCCTGAGCTCTTGAACTTCGTGGAAGATTTTTTCCGGAGTTACAGAGCTTTGGCAGAGAGATTTGATCATTTATCCAAAGATCTTCAGACTGCTAATCGAACCATTGCAACTGTCTACCCTGAGAGAGTTCAACTCGCGATGGAAGATGAAGATGGAGAACAATTTCTTGCAGAATTAGGACCTCCTAAGGAATCAAATGAGCCTTCCAAAAGCTCACCAGCAGCCCCAAAGTTAAGTTTCCCAAAAGTTCCTTCCTTTGCCAAACGAAATGCCAAACCATCAAGGTTAATGTCAAAGAAAGGACTAATAAAGTTCAATGTTGATGATGCAATTGCTGCAGCTCGTCCAAGATCAGGTTTGAAAAAATCCGAGGCACTCCAGGAAATCGATAAGCTTCAGAAGGATATTCTGGCACTTCAGACTGAGAAAGAGTTCATCAAGAGCTCATATGATAATGGGCTAGCAAAGTACTGGGAAATTGAAGAACGGGTCACTGAGTTGCAATCAAAAGTTAGCAGCTTGCAAGATGAGTTTGGCATTGGCACAATGATAGAGGATGATGAAGCTCGGTCATTGATGACAGCCACAGCTCTGAACTCATGCCAAGAGACCTTGGCTCGGTTGCAGGAAAAACAGAAGCATTCAGTGGAAGATGTCATAGTTGAGCATCGAAAGATTTTAGAGGTCCTTGGAAAATTTGAGACTCTAAAGGGAAAGTTTGTCAGTCGCCTGCCACATCCACAAGTCCTCTCTGAAGTAAATAAGTCTTCCAATCCAGACTCGGAATTGAAGTTGCTGAACCGACAAGTGGAAACTTCTGAAAGAGAGAAGCATAATGAAGAGAAAGTGCATAAGGAGCTGGAAGCTAGTTCTACCAGTTCCATGTCTGATCTGGCAGAGAAGGTTGATGAACTTGTAGATAAAGTCATAAACTTGGAAACTGCTTTCTCTTCCCAGAATGCTTACGTAAATAGATTAAGAGCAGAGACAAATGAACTTCATTCACATCTGACCAAAGCGGAAGAGGAGAAGGGGACTTTGGTTGAGTATTCAGAGAGCATGAGCAAGAGGATAAGACAACTGGAGGAAGAACTTCTCAGGGTTCAGAatgtcaatgaaagttttagtTTTGATGATCTCTCTGATAAATTGCACAACAATAGGCAAGATAAAGACGTCAAAGATACTTTCCTATCCAATAAAGTAATCAATGTTTCAGGAGTCGATAAGGCAAATCAGTTTCAAGCCCATGGAGCAATCATGCCTGGAGAAAATGTTCTAGGTAGCTCCAACGATGTTACCAGTAAGGAATGTTTGAAGAAAGAAGGCTTGCAAGGACAGGAGGATTGTCTTGAAGTTGACCGGTCGAACAATGATACTAGAGATGGAAAGATGGATGGTTCTTTAGAAGCTTGCCAGGGTGTTTCAGGTGTTGATAAGGCCAGGCAGTTTCAGGTTCATGAAGCAATCATACCTGGATCAAACGTTCCAGGTATCTCCAAAGGTCGATCCACAAAAAATGATGGAAATGTCGAGCTAAGAGGAGCAAATGATAGTGCAAACAGAAGTGATTTTCCCGGTTCTGCAGCTGTCAATCAGAAAGTGGATACCGAAGTAAATGAATGCATCAGATCTCCTGGTTATGATGCAATGATCTCAACGGATATCAGAATGGGAGAGGAAGCAAAGAAACAATATATGTGGGATAACCTCATTCCCTTCAAAGTTGAAGCTGAAAAGCTTCCCATATCTGACCTTCAGAATGACCATGACGACTCAACCAAAATTGGTCTTGTGAAGGATGTGGAAGATGTTAAGTTAGAGAAAGGGTTTGACAAAAGTCAACAAGTGCATGTTACAGATCATGGATCACCTACCAAAAAAACTGTCGAGCAAAAGGGCGCAAATGATCTTGCAGACAGAAGGGACATTTTCCCTAGTTCTGTCGAAGATAAAGAAGAAAAGCTCTACAAAACCAACCATCAGAATCATCTGAATGAATTTTTACAAGAAGCTCTACCAAGGGATTCTCCAGATGTAAATATGGAGAGAGGATCTGATGAAAGTGAAAGCTTTCATACTTCAAATGATGACTTGGCCACAAAAACATACGTGAGGAAGGAAGAGCAAGCCAGGACAAAAGATGCTGCAGACAAGAGCGATTATTTACACATTGTTGAAG ACAATGAATCTGACATCAGAAGAGATATGAGAATGGAAGAGCAAGCAGACACAAAAGATATTGCAGAGAAGAGTGGTCGTTTGCACATTCCCGCAGAAGGTAAAGAAGAAAATTTTCAGAAATCCAACCAACCGGATTACCAATATGATCTCCCTACAAATGTTCCTATAAGGGATGCTTCTAACGCCAAGATGGAGAAGGCATTTCATGAAAGTGAACACACACATATTTCAGATGATTCCTCAGCTATCAAAGAAGAGAGAACGGAGGAGCTAGCTG TGAAGGTTGCTCCACATGAAAGTCGGTCTATGAGTTCATCCTGCGACTCATCTATCTCAAAAGATGTCAGAGATGGACAGCAAGTAAGAAGAATAAACTTTGCAGACAAGTTTGCTGCTTTCACAAGCAAAGAGGGAAGAAGTTTTTCCAATGATCTATTGCAGGTAATTCCATCTGGAGCAACTCTAGATGGCACTTTAGAAAGGGGATCCAACGAAGATGTTCACACAATGAATCCTCCTCATCATGATTCAATTTTCCTTGAAGACACAAAGATACAACTTGAGAAACTGGATTATGATCCTTCCAATTCACAGAATTACCTGAAAAATATCGAGGTAAAAGATCAAGGAAGCACTCCTCAGAAGTCCACTCCAGAAAAATTAGACCAAAGTGAAGATATAAGAGCATCCAGTAGCAGCTCAGGAATCTCAATTACTATGAACGACAAAGGTAGAAAGAAGGTAGGTgatgatcatcatctcaatatAGCAGTTGGATCTGCAACAGGAAACTTCTCCGAAATGAATGGCAGCAAGCAATCAGATGATCTTCCAGCAAAGATGGATTTCAAGAATAAAATCGAGTCAGGGGAGCAAAACAATGAATTCTCTCACAATTTCATTCAAGCAAAACAAGATGGCAACTTTCAACAATCCAATTGGCATAACCAACTTGAAACGCATTCAGCAAGGGTCCAAGTGAAAGATATTCCAAAACCTGTCCCAGATGATGAGCTAGAAGAATGGGAAAGTATTTTAGATAATCTTCCATCTGTCTTGAGTGATTATAAGAGAGATGACCTACAAAAGGATGAGCTCCCAGATCAAG TCGTTGTAGGGAATGGCGAAGATTCAAGGAGGCGAGTGTTCAGGACAATTCACAATGAGCTCTACACCGAGCAACATGAATCTGGAATAGAGGATGACCAACCAAACTGGAGAGAGCTGTTTCTAAACAGCCTGGATGATGACAGAGAGAAGATACTACTTGAGGAGTATACATCAGTTCTTAGAAATTTCAAGGGTGTGAAGATGAAGCTCAATGATGCGGAGAAGAAAAGGAGAGCGAGCCACTTTCAATATGTTGTGCAGATGAAAGTTCTAAAGAATGCTAATGCCTTGAAGGATGCACAGATTCTATCCTTACAGCATAGATTGAACTCGCTTCAGTCAAAAGACATTGAAACAATAAATTTCAATGAAATGCCAAAGGAAGCAACCTTGCAAGCTGCTGACATGAAACTGGAATCAACTGCACCAGAAGACAGAAGGATCTCAGATATTGGGGAGGATGGCGGAGATATCAAAGTTACTGATGTCGATGAAGCACAGTCCTTCACCACTGTTGAAGAGAAAGTACGGATGGACATTGATGATTTGCTGGAGGAAAACATAGAGTTGTGGCTCAGATTTAGCACCTCATTTCATCAACTAcataagtttcaaacttcagtTCAGGATTTACAAGATGAATTGAATAAAGTGAGGGAAGAGCGCAAGCAAGATACAGGTCAACCACGGTCGCTACTATCAGGCATCCGCCCAATCTATAGGCATCTAAGAGAGATACATACTGAGTTGACATTGTGGTTGGACCATAATGCAGTGCTGAAAGATGACTTACAGAACAGGTTATCATCTCTATCTAATATTCTCGATGTGATAACACGATTGTCAAGGTCTAAAGAGAATGAACCAGTGCTGAATGCCTATCAAGCAGCAAAGTTTCAAGGTGAGATTTTAAACATGAGGCAGGAGAACAATAAACTAGCAGGTGAACTCGAATTAGGGATTGAATGTATCCGGAAACTTCAAAATGAGATCCAGAGCACACTGTCAAACCTTGACGAAGAACTTGGGCTGAAAAAACAGCCAGCAAGGCCTCGATCCAAAATTCCCCTGAGGTCCTTCTTGTTTGGAGTAAAGTTGAAGAGGCAGAGGCCGTCCATATTTTCCTGTGTGAATCCAGCATTGCAGAAACAGTACAGTGATTTATAA